The nucleotide sequence GTTGCTGCAGCCACGCCGAGAACGCCTGCTCCATGGCGACCACTTGCTGCTGACGCACCCGCCAGTCGTTCTCCCGGCTCTTCAGACGCGCAAGCGCCACGCGGGCCTGAGACAGGTTATCGGACGCACCGGCCACGGCCTCGACCTGGGTTTTCCAGGCATCGAGCTGGCGCATCGTCTGGAGCAAATAGACTGCGCTCCAACAGACCGCCAGTAATGCACAGCCGAGCAGCAAGCGTCGCTGCACGCGACTCACCTTCGGGACACGTCGCTCGCGTGTACGCACCGGGCGCGCATCTTCCAGTACGCTGGGCAGTTGTTCCAGACGGGCCAGGCGCGATGGCCAGTGCCCTTCCATCTGCTCGACAGGCAACTCACGCCAGGCCTGGGGCAAGCGCTCACCGAGCACCTGCGGCCACACCAGCCATTGTCGGGGATGCGCCTTCAGGCACAGCAACCGCTCGCGTTGCCAGCGTATGGCATGCCCGGGCTCGGGTTGCGCCAACAACTGCAGTTCCGCCCAGCCATGGCTGACCTGCAGCCCAAGCGCTGCACATTCGGCCAGCCAATCCTGCACTTGCTGGCGCTGCATCACCAACAGCTCAAGGTGTCCGGCCTCGCGGGACAGGCAACTGACCAGTAAGGCTTCGGCGGGTTGTTGTGCGTACTCTTCGAACAGTTGCGGCCACTCATGGCGCTTGAGCCCCGGAGGCGCCGGCAGACAGAAATGACTGCAATCGAGCGCCGGAATGATCAAGGCCGCAGGCAACTCCAAATACGCGGGTGGCGGCGGCCAGGTGCCGTTGGATTGGGCGCCCTGCGCGGCATAGTGCAACCATTGCCAAGCGCCTTCGGACGTAGCCGGCGGACGTACCAGCAACCACTCACGCGGTGTCGCCCGCAAACGCTCAAACATGCGCGCGCTCCGACTCATGGCTGAGTATCGGGCAAGGCGAAGGTACAGACATAAGGTGCTCCATGGTGCTCGAACTCGATCCGCACGCCGCGATTAGGCTGGGCGGCAACAGTGGAAGGAAAGGCCAGCCAGCGCGTGCCCTGATAAAAACTGAAAACGGCGCGGTCGATAGGCGCCAGCGACTCTCTGAGTTCCCAGCGCGGTTTCCCCGCGGCATACAGGTCCACTGAAGTAAACAGGCTCAAACGCCTTTGCCGGGCATCAAACAGCAGGCGCTGGCGTTGCACCCGCGAGTGGGCCTGCGCGGGCGGCCAGGCCGTCAACGCAACCCATTGCAATTGCCCGGACGCGGGTTGCCAATCCAGCCAGGCGAGTTTTTCCGGCAAGCGCTGCTCATATAACTGGCGCAACACCAGCGTGTCGAAACGGCGCTCCAGGGCCAGGCAAAACTCCAGCACCTGCGGCTCGCTACCGGGTTCGTCAAGACGCTCGCGAACCTTGACCCAGCCATTGACCAACGCCGCCAGCAACACCCCGATCACCGCCGTCAGCGCCATCGCCACCAGCAGTTCGATCAGGGTCAAACCACGCTGCGCGGTCTTCACGGGCGCACCAGGAACAGACTGAACTGACCCAGCGGGTGGCGTTGCTCGGGATCGGCGAATAACGACAACTCGCCACGCCGCAAGCGGCTGACCCCGGTGTTACCCAGTTGCAAATGCCAGTGACAGGTGGTGTGCCCCTGCCGCAGTTCCCCCGCCACCGCATTGATCTGCGGCCAGTACCGCTCCACGCCAAACCGCGTCTCCAGTTCCCGCGCGCACAGATTGCCAATACGATGTTGCGCTACTGCCTGGTGGGTGGCGATGCGCTGCCGCAATAGCTGGCTGACCATCACCGCCATCAGTGCGGCGATTCCCAGGGCGACCATCACCTCCAGCAAGGTAAACCCGCGTTGGCGCTTCATGGCTGGGTCGCAATCCGCAGCGTGTTGTCCGCACGCCATTGCCAGCGCTGGCGGCCTTCGGCCCAGTGCCAGGTCACCGAAACAGGACGGGCCAGCCCCGCAGGCGTAAACATCACCTGCGGCGCTGCGCTCACCGGCCAGTCAGGCTGCAGCCCTGCCGGCCAGGACACCGCGCGCGACGACTCGAGCCGCCACGACGGTTGCCCACGTTCAGATTGCCAGCGCACGAACTCCGGCTGTCGGCCGTTCCAGCGCATGCCCAGCACTTGCCCGCTATGCCGAGCCAGGGCGGCTTGCGTGCGCGCCTCGTTGGCCAACTGCGCCAAGGCTTGGTGCATCGGCGCCTGGCCCGCATCCAGCGAAGCCACCCCCAGCGCGCTGAACAAACCGACGATCAACAAGACCACCAGCATTTCCAGCAGCGAGAATCCATGGCAGCGCTGCATGCCTAGAGGTCCCAGTTACCGATGTCGGCGTCGGTGCCTTCGCCACCTTCCTGGCCATCAGCGCCCAACGAAAAGATATCCACCCGACCATGCTCACCCGGTGTGCGGTAGCGATAAGCATTGCCCCACGGATCTTCAGGCAGGCGGCGAATGTAGCCATCGGCGCGCCAACTGCGCGGCAGCGGTTCCACGCCCGGTTTCTTGACCAAAGCCTGCAAGCCCTGCTCGGAACTGGGAAAGCGCAAGTTATCGAGCCGGTACATGTCCAGCGCTTGTTCCAGGGTCGCCAGGTCAGCCAGGACTTTCTGGCGCATGGCTTTGTCCTGGCTGCCGAGTACGCTGGGCGCAACCACGGCAATCAACAGGCCGATGATAAAAATCACCACCATGATTTCCATCAGGGTGAAACCGCGCTCACGACGCTTGGACATACGATTGCCGGACATGGCTTGGGTCTCCATTTTCAGGTTCTCTACTTTCAAAAGCTAAGGCCTTGGTTGAGTTGCATGATCGGCAGCAGCACCGCCAACACGATAAACAGCACCACCGCGCCCATCAGCAGAATCATCAAGGGTTCGAACAACGCCAGGAGCAGGTCGACCTGCCGCGCGAAACCGCGCTCCTGGTTGTCGGCGACTCGCTCGAGCATGTCAGGCAAGGTGCCGCTGGCCTCACCACTGGCGACCATGTTCAACAGCATGGGCGGGAAATGCCCGCTGGCGCTCAACGCGCGGTACAGGGTCACGCCGCCTTCCACTTGCTCACGCACCGTTTCCAGGGCCTGGTGAATCTGTCGGTTACCGACAGTGGCGGTCGCTACCTCGAGTGATTCGAGCAACGGCACGCCGCTGCCCAGCAAAATCGCCAGGCTGCGCGATACCCGCGCGCTTTCCAGCACGGACAACAGCGTACCGATCCGCGGCAGGCGCAAAGCCAGGCGGTCGCGACGCAAGCGCCAGATCGTCTGGCGCAGCAACAGCCGAGCGACCAGCCCCGACAGCACGCCCAATACCAGCAACCACGGACCCAGCAGCACCAAGCCCTCGCTGGCGCCGATCAGCACACGCGTGATCAACGGCAGACTCTGTCCGGTATGACTGAACTGCTCGGTGAGCTTGGGCACGACAAAGGTCATCAAGCCGATCACCACGGCCATCGACACCAGGATCAGCACCGCGGGGTAAATCAGCGCGGTACGGGCCTTGTGCCGTTGTTTCTGGACTTGCTCCAGGTGCTCGGCCAGTCGCTCCAGCACCGGCGCCAATTTTCCGGAGCGCTCCCCGGCCTCGACCAGCGCGCAATACAGCGTGTTGAACTGCCCGCCCTGGCGCCGCAGGCTCTGGGCCAGGCTCAAGCCTTCACCCAAGGCGCCGCGTACCGCCACCAGCAAGTTGCGAATGGCCGGTTCTGCCAGTTGGCGTTCGAGGGTAGCCAGGGCATCCACCAGCGGAATGCCGGCACTCAATAAGGTGGCTAGCTGGCGCGTCAATTCACACAGTTGTCCGTGGTTCAAGCGTTGCCCACGCGGGCTGGCCAAGCTTGCGTTTTGCACCTGTAACTCGCGGGCGAAGAGTCCCTGTTCGCGCAGCAATTGCCGGGCATGGCGCTCGCTTTCGGCCTGGATGCTGGCTTTGCGGCGACGCCCGAGCAGGTCCAGCGCCTGATAGCGATACGTCGGCATCAGTCGCGCACCGCACGCAGCACTTGCTCAAGGCTGGTTTCGCCACGGCGCATGCAGTCAGTGGCCATTGCGGTCAGGCTCTGGCGCTTGTCCGCCAGGTATTCATGCATGGCCATTTCGCTGGCGCCGTCGTACAGCAGGCTGATCAGCCCGGCGTCCAGGGTGATGAATTCGTAGAGCCCGATGCGCCCGTTGTAGCCAGTGCCCTGACAGTCGTCGCAACCCTGGGGATGAAAGCTCTGCTCCAGTTGCGCCAACTCTGGCCACAACTGACGCTCGGCCGCCTGCAAGGGAACGGGCGTGGCGCAATGGCACAAGCGCCGCACCAAACGCTGGGCCATCACCCCCTTGAGGCTCGAAGCGATGAGGAACGGCTCGATGCCCATGTCGCGCAAGCGGGTCACTGCGCCCACCGCGCTGTTGGTGTGCAGCGTCGACAGCACCAGGTGCCCGGTAAGGCTCGCCTGCACCGCGATCTGCGCGGTTTCCTGGTCGCGGATTTCCCCGAGCATGATCACGTCCGGATCCTGGCGCAGAATCGCCCGCAGACCACTGGCGAAGGTCATGCCGGCGCGAGGGTTGATCGCGGTCTGGCCGATGCCGGTAATCGCGTATTCCACCGGGTCTTCGACGGTGAGGATATTGCACGAACCATCGTTCAGCGCATTGAGGCTGGCGTACAGCGTGGTGGTCTTGCCCGAACCGGTCGGCCCGGTGCTCAGCAAGATCCCGTTGGGCCGCGACAGGCAGGCACGCAAAGCCTGCTCGACTGCGGCGGGCATGCCCAGGTTGCTCAGATCCAACAGGTTGGCCTGCTTGTCCAGTACACGCATCACCACCCGCTCGCCGTGGATGCCGGGCAAGGTCGAGACGCGAATATCCACTTCCCGGCCGCCCGAACGCAGGGTGATGCGCCCGTCCTGAGGCTGACGCTTTTCGGCGATATCCAGCCGCGCCATAACCTTGATCCGCGACACCAGCATCGCCGACAAGGCTCGCGGCGGACGCAATATCTCGCGCAGATGACCGTCGACCCGCAAGCGCACCACCAGGCTCTGCTCGAAGGTCTCGATGTGAATATCCGAGGCGCGCAAACGCAAGCCCTCGGCGAACAGCCCGTTGATCAGACGGATCACCGGCGCCTCGTTGTCGCTTTCGAGCAAGTCTTCGATGCGTGGCAGTTCGTTGATCAGACTGTCGAGGTCGACCTGCTCGCCAATGCCTTCGATCAAGGCCGCAGTGGCCGACTCGCCAGCCTGGTACAGGCTACCCAGGCGCAGTTCGTACTGGGCCGTGTCGAGGTGTTCGACCGCCGACGGCAGACCGTGGACCCGCAGCACTTCCTGCAAGGCATCGGTGTCGACATCCTCGCGCAGCCACAAGGTCCAACCCTGCGGGCCCGGCGCCCGCGCCAATCCCGCCTGACGCGCCAGCCGATAGGGCAACAGGGTACTCACCACGGGCCCTCGCCCAGACGCTCGCGACTGGCTGGAAACAACTGCAGCAAGCCGTTGCTCTCCGAGAGCGCCGGCAGCGCCAGTGACGAGTTGGCCTTGATATTGCGGTACTTCTCGTTGCTGAGATTGGCCAGGGAGTCTCCGTCGCGCACGATTCGAGGGCGGATAAACACCATCAGGTTCTGTTTGGTGCGCTGGCTGTTGGTGGAGCGAAACAGCCGGCCCAGACCCGGGATATCGCCGAGCCACGGCACGCGCTGGTCACCGGTCTTGGCCTCGTCACCGATCAGCCCGCCGAGCACCACCAGGCCGTTGTCTTCGACCATGACCTTGGTCTTGATCTCGCGCTTGTTGGTGATCACATCGCTGGCACCGCTGCTGTCGGCGATCGACGAAACCTCTTGGACGATGTCCAGGCGCACGGTGTTATCGATATTGATCTGCGGTTTGATTCGCAGCTTGATCCCGACTTCCTTGCGCTCGATGGTCTGGTAGGGGTTGGTGTTGTTTTGCGTCACCGAACCGGTAACGAAAGGCACTTCCTGGCCCACCAGAATCGACGCCTCAGCGTTGTCCAGGGTCAGCAAAGTCGGGGTCGAAAGCAGATTGAAACCACTTTCGCTTTTCAACGCATTGAGCAGCGCGAGGAAGTTCAGGCCGCCGCCGTTCAGGTTGCCGACGCCGGCGGTCACCCCCGGCACCGCCGCCAGCAGTTTACTCAAGCCTGCGGTGTCGTTGCTTGAAGCGGCCGCCGCCAGGCTGGTGATGCTCGCACCGCTGTTGGTGAAGTTGACCGTGCCGCCGCCAAAGGAGTTGCCCATGAACAGCCATTGCACCCCCAACTCCTGGGCGCGGGTATCGGAGACCTCGGCAATGATCGCTTCGACCACCACTTGGGCGCGACGGATGTCCAACTGTTCGACGATGGTTCGGTAGGCGGCGATTTCGCTGTCCGGCCCCACCATCACCACGGCATTGGTGCCCTCCTCCGACTCCATGCGAATGCCCGAAGAACTGGTCGCGACCGGCTTTTGCTCGCCCTCGGCCGCGATGCCGTCGGCCGCGGCCCCCATCGAATCCTGGCTCAAGCCACGCAGCACCTTGACCACTTCGGCCGCGTTGGCATGGCGCAGATACATCACCACCGTGTTCGAGCTGCGCAACGCACTTTGCGGTTGATCCAATTGTTTGAGCAACGTACGCACCCGCTGGCGACTGTCGGCGCTGCCACGCACCAGCAACGCATTGCTGCGTGGGTCGGCGATCACTTGGGCACCGTCGGCGCCCTGCTCGCGGGCCAGCAGACGGGTCATCAATTGTGCCGTGTCGTTGGCGCTGGCGTTGGTCAGGGGCAACACCTCCAGGGGTTCCTGGCTGACCTGATCGAGTTGCAGCAGCAGGCTGTCGATACGGTCCAGGTTGCTGCGCCAGTCGGTGATCACCAGCAGGTTGGCCGACGGATAGGGCGTAATCACCCCGACCCGGGGGTCGATCAGCGGCTTGAGAATATTAAGCATCTGTTCACTGGCGGCGTTGCGCACACTGAACACTCGGGTGGCCATGCCATCATTGGTCTGTGCATCCTGGCGCGAGGATTCTACCGGCA is from Pseudomonas mucidolens and encodes:
- a CDS encoding type II secretion system protein J — protein: MKTAQRGLTLIELLVAMALTAVIGVLLAALVNGWVKVRERLDEPGSEPQVLEFCLALERRFDTLVLRQLYEQRLPEKLAWLDWQPASGQLQWVALTAWPPAQAHSRVQRQRLLFDARQRRLSLFTSVDLYAAGKPRWELRESLAPIDRAVFSFYQGTRWLAFPSTVAAQPNRGVRIEFEHHGAPYVCTFALPDTQP
- a CDS encoding type II secretion system protein, with product MKRQRGFTLLEVMVALGIAALMAVMVSQLLRQRIATHQAVAQHRIGNLCARELETRFGVERYWPQINAVAGELRQGHTTCHWHLQLGNTGVSRLRRGELSLFADPEQRHPLGQFSLFLVRP
- a CDS encoding prepilin-type N-terminal cleavage/methylation domain-containing protein; protein product: MQRCHGFSLLEMLVVLLIVGLFSALGVASLDAGQAPMHQALAQLANEARTQAALARHSGQVLGMRWNGRQPEFVRWQSERGQPSWRLESSRAVSWPAGLQPDWPVSAAPQVMFTPAGLARPVSVTWHWAEGRQRWQWRADNTLRIATQP
- the gspG gene encoding type II secretion system major pseudopilin GspG, encoding MSGNRMSKRRERGFTLMEIMVVIFIIGLLIAVVAPSVLGSQDKAMRQKVLADLATLEQALDMYRLDNLRFPSSEQGLQALVKKPGVEPLPRSWRADGYIRRLPEDPWGNAYRYRTPGEHGRVDIFSLGADGQEGGEGTDADIGNWDL
- the gspF gene encoding type II secretion system inner membrane protein GspF, translating into MPTYRYQALDLLGRRRKASIQAESERHARQLLREQGLFARELQVQNASLASPRGQRLNHGQLCELTRQLATLLSAGIPLVDALATLERQLAEPAIRNLLVAVRGALGEGLSLAQSLRRQGGQFNTLYCALVEAGERSGKLAPVLERLAEHLEQVQKQRHKARTALIYPAVLILVSMAVVIGLMTFVVPKLTEQFSHTGQSLPLITRVLIGASEGLVLLGPWLLVLGVLSGLVARLLLRQTIWRLRRDRLALRLPRIGTLLSVLESARVSRSLAILLGSGVPLLESLEVATATVGNRQIHQALETVREQVEGGVTLYRALSASGHFPPMLLNMVASGEASGTLPDMLERVADNQERGFARQVDLLLALFEPLMILLMGAVVLFIVLAVLLPIMQLNQGLSF
- a CDS encoding GspE/PulE family protein — translated: MLPYRLARQAGLARAPGPQGWTLWLREDVDTDALQEVLRVHGLPSAVEHLDTAQYELRLGSLYQAGESATAALIEGIGEQVDLDSLINELPRIEDLLESDNEAPVIRLINGLFAEGLRLRASDIHIETFEQSLVVRLRVDGHLREILRPPRALSAMLVSRIKVMARLDIAEKRQPQDGRITLRSGGREVDIRVSTLPGIHGERVVMRVLDKQANLLDLSNLGMPAAVEQALRACLSRPNGILLSTGPTGSGKTTTLYASLNALNDGSCNILTVEDPVEYAITGIGQTAINPRAGMTFASGLRAILRQDPDVIMLGEIRDQETAQIAVQASLTGHLVLSTLHTNSAVGAVTRLRDMGIEPFLIASSLKGVMAQRLVRRLCHCATPVPLQAAERQLWPELAQLEQSFHPQGCDDCQGTGYNGRIGLYEFITLDAGLISLLYDGASEMAMHEYLADKRQSLTAMATDCMRRGETSLEQVLRAVRD
- the gspD gene encoding type II secretion system secretin GspD, with translation MHMINKCLGLTALYLALSFIPAGAEDEQALYEVNFIDTELTEFIDSVSRITNTTFIIDPRVKGKVTVRSIEMLGSEEIYDIFLAQLRAQGFAAVDLPNGSVKIVPDQAARLEPVPVESSRQDAQTNDGMATRVFSVRNAASEQMLNILKPLIDPRVGVITPYPSANLLVITDWRSNLDRIDSLLLQLDQVSQEPLEVLPLTNASANDTAQLMTRLLAREQGADGAQVIADPRSNALLVRGSADSRQRVRTLLKQLDQPQSALRSSNTVVMYLRHANAAEVVKVLRGLSQDSMGAAADGIAAEGEQKPVATSSSGIRMESEEGTNAVVMVGPDSEIAAYRTIVEQLDIRRAQVVVEAIIAEVSDTRAQELGVQWLFMGNSFGGGTVNFTNSGASITSLAAAASSNDTAGLSKLLAAVPGVTAGVGNLNGGGLNFLALLNALKSESGFNLLSTPTLLTLDNAEASILVGQEVPFVTGSVTQNNTNPYQTIERKEVGIKLRIKPQINIDNTVRLDIVQEVSSIADSSGASDVITNKREIKTKVMVEDNGLVVLGGLIGDEAKTGDQRVPWLGDIPGLGRLFRSTNSQRTKQNLMVFIRPRIVRDGDSLANLSNEKYRNIKANSSLALPALSESNGLLQLFPASRERLGEGPW